A single window of Vibrio stylophorae DNA harbors:
- a CDS encoding TrkH family potassium uptake protein — translation MVNARSIAFVLGLVLSKIALFMYIPTVLALATGTPGFIDFGKSVIITHCAALAMLTWGRGAKFTLGVRDMFLLTTLVWTIASAFAALPFVFINHISFTNAYFETMSGITTTGSTVLSGLDEMAPSILLWRSILQWLGGIGFIVMGVAILPMLGVGGMRLFQTESSDWSDKSSPRTKTVAKSIMAVYLVLTLLCIIGYMLTGMTGFEAINHAFTTLSTGGFSTSDSSMNKFSEGAHWVGTIFMFAGGLPFLLFVQALRHRKLRLLTKDAQVRGFFKLVIWTTIIVSTWLVVERGYAIDDAIRVSMFNLVSVITTTGFGLDDFTAWGALPSVIFAVVLLIGACSGSTAGGLKLFRIQVAISMWRKQMMQLIHPSATFVQRYNRRPVTDTIVRSVLAFCLTYILTIIFIAAALACMNIDPVTSITASITAVANVGPGMGEFIGPTGNFAGLPDLAKWILSLGMLMGRLEILTVLVVFFPAFWKN, via the coding sequence ATGGTCAATGCCCGCTCAATCGCCTTTGTATTAGGCTTGGTGCTGTCTAAGATCGCCCTATTTATGTATATCCCGACGGTACTGGCGCTAGCCACCGGTACCCCGGGGTTTATTGATTTCGGTAAATCGGTGATCATCACCCACTGCGCTGCGCTTGCAATGCTCACTTGGGGCCGTGGTGCTAAATTCACACTGGGGGTGCGCGATATGTTCCTGCTCACCACGCTGGTGTGGACCATCGCCAGCGCCTTTGCCGCGCTACCCTTTGTCTTTATCAACCATATCAGTTTTACCAACGCTTACTTTGAGACCATGTCAGGGATCACCACCACGGGTTCAACCGTGCTCAGTGGCCTTGATGAGATGGCGCCCAGTATTCTGCTCTGGCGATCCATTTTGCAATGGCTTGGTGGTATTGGCTTTATCGTCATGGGGGTAGCGATTTTGCCCATGCTTGGGGTGGGTGGTATGCGCCTATTCCAAACTGAATCCTCAGATTGGTCGGATAAAAGCTCACCGCGCACCAAAACCGTCGCCAAAAGCATTATGGCGGTCTATTTGGTGCTCACCCTGCTTTGTATCATCGGTTATATGCTGACAGGGATGACTGGGTTTGAGGCGATTAACCACGCCTTTACCACGCTCTCCACCGGTGGTTTCTCTACCTCTGATAGCTCAATGAACAAGTTTTCAGAAGGTGCGCACTGGGTTGGCACCATCTTTATGTTTGCTGGTGGTTTGCCATTTTTGCTCTTTGTGCAAGCACTACGCCATCGCAAATTGCGCTTGCTGACCAAAGATGCTCAGGTTCGTGGCTTCTTTAAATTGGTTATTTGGACCACCATTATCGTCAGTACTTGGCTGGTGGTTGAACGCGGCTATGCCATTGATGATGCGATTCGCGTCAGCATGTTTAACTTGGTCTCAGTGATCACCACCACCGGCTTTGGTTTGGATGACTTTACTGCTTGGGGCGCACTGCCTTCGGTCATTTTTGCCGTTGTTTTGCTGATTGGTGCTTGCTCTGGTTCAACGGCAGGTGGCTTGAAGCTGTTTCGTATTCAAGTAGCCATCTCCATGTGGCGCAAACAGATGATGCAGCTGATTCATCCATCGGCGACCTTTGTCCAGCGCTACAACCGCCGTCCAGTGACCGATACCATTGTGCGCTCAGTGTTGGCGTTCTGTTTAACCTACATTTTAACCATCATCTTTATCGCTGCAGCGCTGGCCTGTATGAATATCGATCCGGTCACCAGTATCACCGCATCGATCACCGCAGTGGCCAACGTCGGTCCGGGGATGGGTGAGTTTATCGGTCCAACTGGTAATTTTGCCGGCCTGCCTGATCTCGCCAAGTGGATACTCAGCCTTGGCATGTTGATGGGACGTTTGGAAATTTTGACTGTATTGGTGGTGTTCTTCCCGGCATTTTGGAAGAATTAA
- the trkA gene encoding Trk system potassium transporter TrkA: protein MKIIILGAGQVGGTLAENLVGENNDITIVDKDPERLRELQDKYDLRVVNGYASHPRTLEEAGAGDADMLVAVTNSDETNMIACQVAFTLFNTPNRVARIRSPEYLRAKQRLFLSDAVPVDHLIAPEELVTSYIKRLIAYPGALQVVTFAEDKVSLVAVKAYYGGPLVGNALSTLREHMPHIDTRVAAIFRQGQPIRPKGTTVIEADDEVFFVAASGHIRDVMSELQRLEKPYKRIMIVGGGNIGAGLAKQLEIDYSVKLIERNLARAEYLSEKLQNTIVFCGDAADQELLSEENIEQVDVFIAVTNEDESNIMSAMLAKRMGAKKVMVLIQRGAYVDLVQGGNIDIAISPQQATISALLTHVRRGDIVSVSSLRRGAAEAIEAIAHGDSANSKVVGRAIGDIKLPPGTTIGAIVRGESVIIANDRTVIEQNDHVVMFLVDKKYVPDVERLFQPSPFFL from the coding sequence ATGAAAATCATTATCTTAGGTGCAGGCCAAGTGGGCGGCACCCTAGCTGAAAACCTCGTCGGTGAAAATAACGACATCACCATTGTCGATAAAGATCCTGAACGACTTCGCGAGTTACAAGATAAGTATGATTTACGGGTGGTCAATGGTTATGCCAGCCACCCTAGAACTCTTGAAGAAGCCGGCGCTGGCGACGCCGACATGTTGGTGGCAGTCACCAACTCCGATGAAACCAATATGATCGCCTGCCAAGTCGCTTTTACGCTTTTCAATACGCCCAATCGCGTTGCTCGCATTCGTTCTCCAGAATATCTTCGCGCCAAACAGCGTCTGTTTTTATCTGATGCAGTGCCTGTCGATCATTTAATTGCACCAGAAGAGCTGGTGACCTCTTACATCAAACGCTTAATTGCCTACCCTGGCGCGCTACAAGTAGTGACCTTTGCTGAAGACAAAGTCAGTCTGGTTGCGGTTAAAGCCTATTATGGCGGCCCTCTGGTGGGCAATGCACTGTCTACACTGCGCGAGCATATGCCGCACATCGACACCCGTGTCGCTGCGATTTTCCGTCAAGGTCAACCGATTCGTCCAAAGGGCACGACGGTGATTGAAGCTGATGATGAAGTCTTCTTCGTCGCTGCCAGCGGTCATATTCGTGATGTGATGAGTGAGCTGCAACGCCTTGAAAAGCCATACAAACGCATCATGATTGTTGGCGGCGGTAACATTGGTGCCGGTCTTGCTAAGCAGCTTGAAATTGATTACAGCGTGAAGCTCATTGAACGTAATTTAGCGCGCGCCGAATATCTCTCAGAGAAACTACAAAACACCATCGTCTTTTGTGGTGATGCCGCAGATCAAGAGTTACTCAGTGAAGAAAACATTGAGCAAGTGGATGTGTTTATCGCCGTCACCAATGAAGATGAATCCAACATCATGTCAGCGATGCTGGCCAAGCGCATGGGCGCCAAGAAAGTGATGGTGCTGATTCAACGTGGTGCTTATGTGGATTTGGTGCAAGGTGGCAATATTGATATCGCCATTTCACCGCAACAAGCCACGATCTCGGCGCTACTAACCCATGTTCGTCGTGGTGATATCGTCAGTGTGTCTTCGCTTCGCCGCGGCGCAGCAGAAGCCATTGAAGCAATCGCCCATGGCGACAGCGCCAACTCAAAAGTGGTGGGACGCGCCATTGGCGATATCAAGCTTCCACCGGGTACCACCATCGGCGCTATTGTGCGCGGTGAGTCGGTCATTATTGCTAACGATCGCACAGTGATCGAACAAAATGACCATGTGGTGATGTTCCTCGTCGATAAAAAATATGTGCCGGATGTCGAGCGCCTATTCCAGCCGAGTCCTTTCTTCCTATAA